One genomic window of Magnolia sinica isolate HGM2019 chromosome 3, MsV1, whole genome shotgun sequence includes the following:
- the LOC131238721 gene encoding uncharacterized protein LOC131238721: MSGAQGAQPKGSVTATTYESVEGGENKTKTDLHSKEDVGGIKIEKQQDKVRDAAGKGGPVFGAGKEDNKQDLGVTGTG; encoded by the coding sequence ATGTCAGGAGCGCAAGGGGCACAGCCAAAAGGGTCTGTAACAGCGACCACATACGAGTCTGTGGAAGGAGGAGAGAATAAGACCAAGACCGACTTACATTCAAAGGAAGACGTGGGTGGGATCAAGATCGAGAAGCAACAAGACAAGGTCCGGGATGCCGCTGGCAAAGGTGGGCCCGTTTTCGGTGCTGGCAAGGAGGACAACAAGCAAGACCTTGGTGTCACTGGCACCGGTTAG